One Oryza brachyantha chromosome 3, ObraRS2, whole genome shotgun sequence DNA segment encodes these proteins:
- the LOC107303865 gene encoding EPIDERMAL PATTERNING FACTOR-like protein 2 codes for MELLLLYSSSLLLLLLSSPGLHSTEANSVPGRMLHHRQIKDPPEVEQAAGKGWAATSAALIGSRPPRCEGKCAPCGRCEAVQVPVAPREDRAAGRLRVFFFFRAGGDRVDESSTNYKPLNWRCRCAGGDRRSRALDP; via the exons ATGGAGCTTCTGCTGCTTTACTCCTCATCACTGCTTCTCCTcctgctctcctctcctggCCTGCACTCCACCGAAG CCAACTCTGTTCCAGGTAGAATGCTGCATCATCGCCAGATCAAGGATCCTCCAGAG GTGGAGCAGGCGGCGGGGAaggggtgggcggcgacgtcggcggcgctgaTCGggtcgcggccgccgcggtgcgAGGGCAAGTGCGCGCCGTGTGGGCGGTGCGAGGCGGTCCAGGTGCCCGTGGCGCCGCGGGAGGACAGAGcggccggccgcctccgcgtcttcttcttcttcagggccggcggcgacagggTCGACGAGAGCTCCACCAACTACAAGCCATTGAACTGGAGGTGCAggtgcgccggcggcgacaggaGGAGTAGGGCACTGGATCCGTGA
- the LOC102700607 gene encoding uncharacterized protein LOC102700607 — MALHATPSRGSAHAAAAEVEPDVSREGAGEAPRRPAAFYSSVFAQIEEVGWERLVSGKGDGGVSCLIFRVLDDQGRNHLLEITLPMNYPTCRPSLVADVPYLPEIQWSKGSRLKDVLCQFEEHLKMLQDYWSIMDDIDKVLWVVDPAKPTYAMCHRRIALGDDCYVLLHVDARKPRSLPECRFLGTDGKLDKLIINWRKNRRKWSADKKFHENLSTVLDFALPPPPSVNIKDDDQVDCGICYAKHLPIDDELGTHSGGTADYTCENPSCSRVFHSVCLRDWLRAITTTRQYVKMMNTCLGPKTNTSHMLRVRGKKKAMQVEFWDPRKLALGPSLESHRTGSRGSGQVRVLQREGGRGARKMEKRDAEKKSPRLLRRLGAACLPRPGCFTVSAADEGPSGYGAGEGGGGASRPAPAHLVVTVNGIVGSAENWRYAAKHFIKKHPEDVVVHCSGCNVAARTFDGVDVMGRRLAEEVLSVVESRPELRKISFVAHSLGGLIARYAIALLYESATQTDSHEGHEKHVTDVSSNQPIDRGKIAGLDPINFITFATPHLGTRSHKQIPLLRGSYKLEKMAYRLSWIAGRSGKHLFLKDTEDGKPPLLLQMVTDYGGLHFMSALCSFKRHVVYSNICSDFIVGWRTSSIRHQHELPKPQNFISDARYPHVVYVEEPKAQDIDFSDSMIYQAKATSEMEEVMLKGLNRIPWERVDVSFKKSRQRIFAHSTIQVKTYFFNSDGADVIFHMIDHFRY; from the exons ATGGCGCTGCACGCGACGCCCTCGCGCGGCTCCGCgcacgcggcggccgcggaaGTAGAGCCGGACGTTTCGCGGGAAGGGGCGGGGgaagcgccgcggcggccggccgcgtTCTACAGCTCGGTGTTCGCGCAG ATCGAAGAGGTCGGGTGGGAGCGGCTGGTGAGCGGCAAGGGCGACGGCGGAGTGTCTTGCCTGATCTTCCGCGTCCT GGATGACCAGGGACGGAACCATTTACTGGAGATCACGTTGCCAATGAACTACCCTACATGTCGTCCTTCCCTTGTGGCA GATGTTCCTTATTTACCAGAAATACAGTGGTCAAAAGGCTCAAGGCTAAAAGATGTTCTCTGCCAGTTCGAAGAG CACCTGAAGATGTTGCAAGATTACTGGTCTATAATGGATGACATTGATAAAGTTCTTTGGGTTGTTGATCCAGCAAAGCCAACCTATGCTATGTGTCATCGCCGTATAGCTTTAG GTGATGATTGCTATGTTTTACTACATGTCGATGCGCGGAAGCCTAGATCATTGCCGGA GTGTCGCTTCCTGGGAACAGATGGGAAACTGGACAAACTGATAATTAATTGGAGAAAAAATCGCAGGAAGTG gagCGCAGACAAGAAATTCCATGAAAACCTGTCAACCGTCTTGGATTTTGCTTTGCCTCCACCACCTTCAGTCAACATCAAAGATGACGAtcaagttgattgtggaatatGTTATGCCAAGCATCTGCCAATTG atgatgaacttgGGACTCACAGCGGAGGCACGGCAGATTACACATGTGAAAACCCGAGCTGTAGTAGAGTTTTCCATTCTGTGTGCCTGAGAGACTGGTTACGCGCGATTACTACAACGAGGCAGTACGTCAAAATGATGAACACCT GCTTGGGACCAAAGACAAACACATCACACATGTTAAGagtgaggggaaaaaaaaaggcaatgcAAGTGGAGTTTTGGGATCCAAGAAAATTAGCTCTAGGTCCATCTCTG GAGAGTCACAGAACCGGCAGCCGCGGGAGCGGCCAAGTCAGAGTCTtgcagagagagggagggaggggagcaaGAAAAATGGAGAAGAGAGATGCGGAGAAGAAGAGCCCGCGTCTGCTGCGGCGGCTGGGGGCGGCGTGCCTGCCGCGGCCGGGGTGCTTCACGGTGTCCGCGGCAGACGAGGGCCCGTCCGGctacggcgccggcgaggggggcggcggcgcgagtaGGCCGGCACCGGCGCATCTGGTCGTGACGGTCAATGGGATCGTCGGCAG TGCAGAAAATTGGCGTTACGCAGCAAaacatttcattaaaaaacatCCTGAGGATGTGGTTGTTCACT GCAGTGGATGCAATGTAGCAGCTCGAACTTTTGATGGAGTTGATGTGATGGGAAGAAGATTAGCAGAGGAG GTGCTCTCAGTTGTTGAGTCTAGACCAGAGCTGCGGAAGATCTCCTTTGTTGCCCATTCATTGGGTGGATTAATTGCAAGATATGCTATCGCATTGCTATATGAGAGTGCTACACAAACAGATTCTCATGAAGGGCATGAGAAGCATGTCACTGATGTTTCCAGCAACCAACCTATTGATCGAGGAAAAATTGCCGGTTTGGATCCTATTAATTTCATTACTTTTGCAACACCACACCTTGGAACAAGATCACACAAGCAG ATACCCCTTCTCCGTGGTTCTTATAAATTGGAAAAGATGGCATATCGTTTATCGTGGATTGCTGGGAGGAGTGGAAAACATCTATTCCTAAAGGACACTGAAGATGGGAAACCACCACTCCTCCTTCAAATGGTTACTGATTATGGTGGTCTCCATTTCAT GTCAGCTCTTTGTTCTTTCAAGCGTCATGTTGTTTACTCAAACATTTGTAGTGATT TCATTGTTGGCTGGAGAACATCTTCCATACGCCATCAACATGAACTCCCCAAg ccccaaaattttataagtgaTGCCAGATATCCACATGTTGTATATGTGGAAGAACCAAAGGCTCAGGATATTGATTTTTCGGATTCAATGATATATCAGGCAAAAGCTACAAGTGAAATGGAAG AAGTGATGCTCAAAGGTCTGAACAGAATTCCATGGGAAAGGGTAGATGTCAGCTTCAAGAAAAGTAGACAGAGGATTTTTGCTCATAGCACAATTCAG GTCAAAACGTATTTCTTCAATTCTGATGGTGCTGATGTGATTTTCCATATGATCGACCATTTTCGTTATTAG